A genomic segment from Deltaproteobacteria bacterium encodes:
- a CDS encoding isochorismatase family protein has protein sequence MTDTLRIDPSACAVLFIDIQDKLHAAMADGPRRSVERYAPILVEAARRFDLPVVVSEQYPQGLGRTIAPLEAALVDLGDRVYRFDKLEFSVCRTPAFADLYARLDRTQWVVCGEETHVCVYQSVRGLCARGAAVHVPRDAVASRAEANVEVGLRLIERAGGIVTCTEAVVFDLLQRAGTDDFKALSRRIR, from the coding sequence ATGACCGACACCCTGCGCATCGATCCGTCCGCTTGCGCCGTGCTGTTCATCGACATCCAGGACAAGCTGCACGCCGCGATGGCCGACGGCCCGCGGCGCTCGGTCGAGCGCTACGCGCCGATCCTGGTCGAGGCCGCGCGGCGTTTCGACCTGCCGGTCGTCGTCAGCGAGCAGTACCCGCAGGGGCTCGGCCGCACGATCGCGCCCCTCGAGGCGGCGCTGGTCGACCTCGGCGATCGCGTGTACCGGTTCGACAAGCTGGAGTTCTCGGTGTGCCGGACGCCGGCGTTCGCCGACCTGTACGCGCGGCTCGACCGGACCCAGTGGGTCGTCTGCGGCGAGGAGACGCACGTGTGCGTCTACCAGTCCGTCCGCGGCCTGTGCGCGCGCGGGGCGGCCGTTCACGTCCCGCGCGACGCGGTCGCGTCGCGCGCCGAGGCCAACGTGGAGGTCGGGCTGCGCCTGATCGAGCGCGCGGGCGGCATCGTCACCTGCACCGAGGCGGTCGTGTTCGACCTGCTGCAGCGCGCCGGCACCGACGACTTCAAGGCGCTGTCCCGACGGATTCGCTGA